Within the Leptospira paudalimensis genome, the region AATTTATCACCTTACTTTTTCTTTTGCCTATGTTATCTTATGGGGCAACCACTTCTCTTTTTGGATTTTTGATCTCTCTTTTGAAAGAGGGTGACCCATTACTGAAAGCAAAAAAAATCCCAGAGAAGGAATTGGATTTTGCAGGTATCGATCGTGTCCCGGTTGCCCTTGTCATGCCTGTCTATGAAGAAAACGAAGTTTCGATCTTTGCAAGGATCAAAGTGATTTATGAATCACTCGAGAAGTACCATTCCCTTCCCAAATTAGATTTTTTTATCTTAAGTGATACCAGAACTCCTGAAAAATGGATCAAAGAAGAAGCAGCGTATCTTGAGTTATGTGAATCCACTGGGAATTATCAAAAATTCCATTACCGCAGGAGAAAGAGTAACCTTAACGGAAAGAGTGGGAACATCGCTGATTTTTGCCGTCGTTGGGGCAATCGGTATGAGCACATGATCATATTAGATGCTGATAGTTTGATGAGTGGAGAGATCATTGTCCAACTCATCGCAATGATGGAACAAAACCCGAAGGCAGGCATTATCCAAACCAATTCCAAGTTATTCCGTGCCACCACTCTCTTCCAAAAATTAACTGAATTTTCTTCTTATCTCTTCAGTTCTTATTTCTTAAAAGGTGCTAGTTTTTGGCAGATCAATGCCAACAGTTATTGGGGCCACAATGCGATCTTACGCATCAAACCCTTTATGGAATACTGCGCTCTCCCCCACCTACCCGAATATGGTGGGCTTGGTGGAAAAATTTTAAGCCATGATACTGTCGAAGCAAGCCTTATGCGAAAGGCTGGATACGAAGTCTTGTGTGCATACGAACTCGAAGGAAGTTACGAAGAGAACCCGCCGAATATCATCGATGTTTTGAAACGAGACCAAAGATGGTGCCAAGGGAATTTACAACATTTTTGGTTTTTATTTGGAAAGAAGATTCCCTTTATCAATCGTATTCACATCTTAAATGGAATTTTGTCTTACCTCAATTCACCCATTTGGTTCTGTTATATCCTACTAAGTTTGTGGAATTATATCGAAGAAAGTAAGTTCCTAAACTACTCCATGCTTCCGGAAGAGTTTGAATACTTCAAAGCTCAGATTTATGATCCCTTGTATTTAAAACTTTTGTATCTTTCCTTACTCCTACTCTTTTTACCAAGGGTTCTCAGTTACTTAAGTTTACCGTTCAAACAAATTTTCTTAAAGTTTCCGGCCTTCCTTTTAGAGACTTTATTTTCCATTCTCATCGCACCCATCTACATGATCTATCATAGCATTTTTGTGGTGTCCATCTTCCTAAACAAAAAGATTTCCTGGGGTCCCCAGAATCGGGATGCAGAATCAAGTTACCCTTTCTCCTATGTGGTATCTTCCTTTTTTGGAATCACCATCCTTGGGCTCGTTTCTGCCTATATC harbors:
- the mdoH gene encoding glucans biosynthesis glucosyltransferase MdoH — encoded protein: MIQLHRILFFIVFMIPIIIGLTTFAQIISFGGVELTEYYQFITLLFLLPMLSYGATTSLFGFLISLLKEGDPLLKAKKIPEKELDFAGIDRVPVALVMPVYEENEVSIFARIKVIYESLEKYHSLPKLDFFILSDTRTPEKWIKEEAAYLELCESTGNYQKFHYRRRKSNLNGKSGNIADFCRRWGNRYEHMIILDADSLMSGEIIVQLIAMMEQNPKAGIIQTNSKLFRATTLFQKLTEFSSYLFSSYFLKGASFWQINANSYWGHNAILRIKPFMEYCALPHLPEYGGLGGKILSHDTVEASLMRKAGYEVLCAYELEGSYEENPPNIIDVLKRDQRWCQGNLQHFWFLFGKKIPFINRIHILNGILSYLNSPIWFCYILLSLWNYIEESKFLNYSMLPEEFEYFKAQIYDPLYLKLLYLSLLLLFLPRVLSYLSLPFKQIFLKFPAFLLETLFSILIAPIYMIYHSIFVVSIFLNKKISWGPQNRDAESSYPFSYVVSSFFGITILGLVSAYISYSYSLMLFFLTMPIWIGWTLSIPLVMFTSREQKSLQSFFDLSYWKPNRGLTNNLREELTRSDEKRMEGKEIFYALVHPIFHKRHKQLQGNKSYRSKVSDSIANDFDTLLGQGPEQLDRKKLLNILSNRELLDLFFQKFWTSEKSKWGQYWKAIWEEINPSSFP